A window from Zingiber officinale cultivar Zhangliang chromosome 7A, Zo_v1.1, whole genome shotgun sequence encodes these proteins:
- the LOC122000442 gene encoding NAC domain-containing protein 100-like, with protein MELPPGFRFHPTDEEIITHYLMPKAIDTSFSSRAMGEVDLYKCEPWELPSKAKMEEKKWYFFCQRDRKYPTGVRTNRATEAGYWKATGKDKEIYKERGSVLVGMRKTLVFYQGRAPRGQKTNWVMHEFRLHTSFQRSSAPKACMQQDNIINLCFIIYALIN; from the exons ATGGAGTTGCCTCCGGGCTTCAGGTTCCACCCCACGGACGAAGAGATCATCACCCACTACCTCATGCCAAAGGCCATCGACACTTCATTCTCTTCGAGGGCCATGGGAGAGGTGGACCTCTACAAGTGCGAGCCATGGGAGCTTCCAA GCAAGGCGAAGATGGAAGAGAAGAAATGGTACTTCTTCTGCCAGAGGGACAGGAAGTACCCTACGGGGGTGAGGACCAACAGGGCCACCGAGGCCGGCTACTGGAAGGCCACCGGCAAGGACAAGGAGATCTACAAGGAGAGAGGATCAGTGCTCGTGGGCATGAGGAAGACGCTGGTGTTCTACCAAGGCAGAGCCCCCAGAGGCCAGAAGACTAACTGGGTGATGCATGAGTTCAGGCTCCACACTTCTTTTCAAAGATCATCTGCACCAAAGGCATGCATGCAACAAGATAATATAATCAACTTATGTTTTATTATATATGCTCTAATTAATTAA